In a genomic window of Roseiflexus castenholzii DSM 13941:
- the rplP gene encoding 50S ribosomal protein L16 translates to MLMPKRVKYRKQQRGHNRGMAHRGNTVAFGEYGLMAIEATWMTSRQIEAARRAISHHVKRGGKIWIRIFPDKPVTAKPAETRMGSGKGAVDHYVAVIKPGRILFELAGVRPEIAHEALERAAQKLPIKCKIVAREDLEGAA, encoded by the coding sequence ATGTTGATGCCAAAGCGTGTCAAGTATCGGAAACAGCAGCGCGGCCACAATCGCGGGATGGCGCATCGCGGGAATACGGTCGCTTTTGGCGAGTATGGCTTGATGGCCATCGAAGCGACATGGATGACGAGCCGTCAGATCGAAGCGGCGCGGCGCGCTATCAGCCATCACGTCAAGCGCGGCGGCAAAATCTGGATTCGCATCTTTCCAGATAAGCCGGTGACCGCCAAGCCCGCTGAAACGCGCATGGGATCGGGGAAGGGCGCCGTTGATCACTATGTGGCTGTGATCAAACCGGGCCGCATCCTGTTCGAACTGGCCGGGGTGCGCCCCGAAATCGCGCACGAAGCGCTTGAACGCGCTGCGCAGAAATTGCCGATCAAATGCAAAATCGTGGCGCGTGAGGATCTGGAGGGCGCAGCATGA
- the rplV gene encoding 50S ribosomal protein L22, with protein MQAKAVTKYVRISPTKVRPVMDLVRGKPVDRALAILRYLPHKAAREIARTIESARANATNNYDMAPDALVVKYIFADEGPAFKRIMPRARGRADRIRKRTTHITVIVDDGEEM; from the coding sequence ATGCAGGCAAAAGCAGTAACCAAATATGTCCGCATCTCGCCAACCAAGGTGCGCCCGGTAATGGACCTGGTGCGCGGCAAGCCGGTTGATCGGGCGCTGGCGATCCTGCGCTATTTGCCGCACAAAGCGGCGCGCGAAATCGCTCGCACGATTGAGTCGGCGCGAGCAAATGCCACCAATAACTACGATATGGCGCCCGATGCACTGGTGGTGAAGTATATCTTCGCTGATGAGGGTCCGGCATTCAAGCGCATTATGCCACGCGCCCGCGGTCGCGCCGATCGTATTCGGAAGCGGACGACCCATATTACGGTGATTGTCGATGACGGTGAGGAGATGTAG
- the rplN gene encoding 50S ribosomal protein L14, which translates to MVQQETRLRVADNTGAKEILCIRVLGGSHVRYGRVGDVIVASVKEATPGGAVKKGEVVRAVIVRTAKEYGRPDGSHIRFDDNAAVIIGKDNNPRGTRIFGPVARELRERAFMKIISLAPEVL; encoded by the coding sequence ATGGTGCAGCAGGAAACGCGCCTGCGCGTCGCCGATAATACCGGCGCCAAAGAGATACTGTGCATCCGCGTGTTGGGCGGCTCGCATGTGCGCTACGGGCGCGTCGGCGATGTTATTGTCGCTTCGGTCAAGGAAGCGACTCCCGGCGGCGCGGTGAAGAAAGGCGAAGTGGTGCGCGCCGTCATCGTGCGCACTGCTAAGGAGTATGGTCGACCCGATGGCTCGCATATTCGGTTCGATGATAATGCGGCAGTGATCATCGGGAAAGACAATAATCCACGTGGTACGCGCATCTTTGGACCCGTCGCACGTGAGTTGCGTGAACGCGCGTTCATGAAGATCATCTCGCTGGCGCCGGAAGTGCTGTGA
- the rpsH gene encoding 30S ribosomal protein S8, translating into MSVNDPIADMLTRIRNACMARHATVSIPSSKMKLAIAQILKREGFIQDFTVQEGKPYSTIVITLKYTPDRRPVITGLKRVSKPGLRIYTKRADIPRVRGGLGLSILSTPRGVMAGHEAWQQRVGGEVLCYVW; encoded by the coding sequence GTGAGTGTGAATGATCCGATTGCCGATATGCTGACCCGCATCCGGAATGCGTGCATGGCCCGCCACGCAACGGTGTCGATTCCGTCGTCGAAAATGAAACTGGCGATTGCGCAGATTCTCAAGCGCGAAGGTTTCATCCAAGACTTCACGGTGCAGGAAGGCAAACCGTACAGTACTATTGTCATTACTTTGAAGTATACCCCTGATCGACGACCGGTCATTACCGGGCTGAAGCGGGTGAGCAAGCCAGGGTTGCGCATCTACACCAAACGCGCTGATATTCCGCGGGTGCGCGGTGGGTTGGGGTTGAGCATTCTCTCGACACCTCGCGGTGTGATGGCGGGACATGAGGCCTGGCAACAGCGCGTCGGCGGTGAGGTTCTCTGTTACGTCTGGTGA
- the rpsQ gene encoding 30S ribosomal protein S17: MTEGRRRQFKVGRVVSNKMQKTVVVAVDYLKPHPLYRKIVRRTSKFHAHDEQQCQIGDVVRIGETRPLSKTKRWEVVEIIKRNEEA; the protein is encoded by the coding sequence ATGACTGAAGGACGGCGTCGGCAATTCAAAGTTGGGCGAGTCGTCAGCAATAAAATGCAAAAGACGGTTGTGGTGGCAGTTGATTATCTGAAACCACATCCGCTGTATCGGAAAATTGTTCGCCGCACCAGCAAGTTTCACGCCCACGATGAACAACAGTGCCAAATCGGCGATGTTGTACGCATCGGCGAGACTCGCCCGCTGAGTAAAACTAAACGCTGGGAAGTGGTCGAGATTATTAAGCGCAATGAGGAGGCCTGA
- the rplF gene encoding 50S ribosomal protein L6 yields MSRIGKKPIPVPRGVEVTIAEGNVVTVKGPKGTLIQRLPPEMIITHENGVITVARLSDQKQHRALHGLTRSLIANMVTGVTEGYQRVLEITGIGYRAVREGKNLILQVGFSHPIRVTPPEGITFEVMERRSANEPQQVIIRGIDKQKVGEEAAKLRALRPPEPYKGYGIKYREERVRRKAGKAGKAR; encoded by the coding sequence ATGTCGCGTATTGGAAAAAAACCAATCCCGGTGCCACGCGGCGTCGAGGTGACGATTGCGGAAGGGAACGTGGTGACGGTCAAAGGACCAAAGGGAACGTTGATCCAGCGCCTGCCGCCGGAAATGATCATTACGCATGAAAATGGCGTCATTACGGTCGCGCGCCTTTCGGATCAGAAACAACACCGCGCCCTGCACGGGTTGACGCGCTCGCTCATTGCCAATATGGTAACCGGCGTTACAGAGGGGTATCAGCGAGTGCTGGAAATAACCGGCATTGGTTATCGTGCGGTGCGGGAAGGGAAGAACCTGATCCTTCAGGTGGGATTTTCCCATCCGATCCGTGTGACGCCACCCGAAGGCATCACCTTTGAGGTGATGGAGCGTCGGAGCGCCAATGAGCCGCAACAGGTGATCATTCGAGGTATCGATAAGCAGAAGGTTGGCGAGGAAGCCGCAAAATTGCGCGCGTTGCGACCACCAGAGCCGTATAAGGGGTACGGCATCAAATACCGCGAAGAGCGCGTGCGCCGCAAGGCGGGCAAGGCAGGCAAAGCGCGCTAA
- the rplB gene encoding 50S ribosomal protein L2 has protein sequence MPVRKYKPTSAGRRNMSVSTFEEITKKEPERSLLEPLRKKAGRNVYGRITVRHRGGGHKRHYRKIDFKRDKVGIPAKVAAIEYDPNRSARIALLHYVDGEKRYILAPLGLNVGDTVMSGPAADIRVGNALPLRQIPLGTQVHNIELEKGRGGVMVRSAGAAAQLMAKEGNYATLRMPSGEVRRVFIECMATIGQVGNLDHQNVRLGKAGRKRWLGRRPEVRGAAMNPRDHPHGGGEGRAPRGMPTPKTKWGKPARGVKTRHNPRTDAFIIRRRTR, from the coding sequence ATGCCTGTGAGAAAATACAAACCAACCTCGGCAGGTCGCCGCAATATGTCGGTCTCGACCTTTGAGGAGATTACCAAGAAGGAGCCGGAGCGATCATTGCTCGAGCCGCTGCGGAAGAAAGCCGGGCGCAATGTCTATGGGCGCATTACGGTGCGTCATCGCGGCGGCGGTCATAAGCGCCATTATCGCAAGATCGACTTCAAGCGCGATAAGGTCGGTATTCCGGCAAAAGTGGCGGCGATTGAGTACGATCCGAACCGATCTGCGCGTATCGCGCTGCTTCATTATGTCGATGGCGAGAAACGCTACATCCTCGCGCCGCTCGGCTTGAACGTCGGCGATACGGTCATGAGCGGGCCTGCCGCCGATATCCGCGTCGGCAACGCCTTGCCGCTGCGCCAGATACCGCTTGGGACGCAGGTGCACAACATCGAGCTCGAAAAAGGACGCGGCGGCGTGATGGTGCGGAGCGCCGGGGCAGCGGCTCAGTTGATGGCGAAAGAAGGGAACTACGCCACACTGCGTATGCCATCGGGCGAGGTGCGCCGGGTGTTCATCGAGTGTATGGCGACGATTGGGCAGGTTGGCAATCTGGATCACCAGAATGTGCGCCTGGGGAAAGCGGGGCGGAAACGCTGGCTTGGGCGGCGCCCCGAAGTGCGTGGCGCGGCAATGAACCCGCGTGACCATCCCCATGGCGGCGGTGAAGGGCGCGCACCGCGTGGTATGCCGACCCCGAAAACTAAATGGGGGAAACCGGCGCGTGGCGTGAAGACCCGCCATAACCCGCGGACCGATGCCTTCATCATCCGCCGTCGAACGCGGTAA
- a CDS encoding type Z 30S ribosomal protein S14 — MARKALMVKAQRPQKYTVRAYNRCKICGRSRAYMRKFGMCRICFREHALRGLIPGVTKSSW, encoded by the coding sequence TTGGCACGAAAGGCATTAATGGTCAAAGCACAGCGGCCGCAAAAGTATACGGTGCGGGCCTATAACCGCTGTAAAATCTGCGGGCGTTCGCGTGCGTACATGCGCAAGTTCGGCATGTGCCGCATCTGCTTCCGCGAGCATGCACTGCGCGGGTTGATCCCCGGTGTCACAAAATCGAGCTGGTAG
- the rpmC gene encoding 50S ribosomal protein L29, whose amino-acid sequence MKADELRKLDNEQLRAKLKDCYEELFNLRFQQVMGKLTATGRPRMVRRDIARIKTILRERELGIES is encoded by the coding sequence ATGAAAGCCGATGAGTTGCGCAAACTGGACAATGAACAACTGCGCGCAAAATTGAAAGACTGCTACGAAGAATTGTTTAACCTGCGCTTTCAGCAGGTGATGGGAAAACTGACGGCTACCGGTCGTCCGCGAATGGTTCGGCGCGATATTGCGCGAATCAAGACAATTCTGCGTGAGCGCGAATTGGGCATTGAGTCGTAG
- a CDS encoding 50S ribosomal protein L23, with amino-acid sequence MNAHQIIIRPLITEKNTNLMRFNKYSFEVDRNATKQQIKRAIEEIFSVRVTAVHTMNVRGKLRRRGRQYGYTPDWKKAIVTLAEGDRIDLFEGA; translated from the coding sequence ATGAATGCGCATCAGATCATCATACGACCGCTGATCACGGAGAAGAATACCAACCTGATGCGGTTCAACAAGTATTCGTTTGAGGTTGATCGCAACGCCACCAAACAACAGATCAAACGCGCGATCGAAGAGATTTTCAGCGTGCGTGTCACTGCCGTTCATACCATGAATGTGCGCGGGAAACTGCGCCGCCGGGGACGGCAGTACGGCTATACGCCCGATTGGAAAAAGGCGATCGTCACCCTGGCTGAAGGTGATCGCATCGACCTGTTTGAGGGAGCCTGA
- the rplE gene encoding 50S ribosomal protein L5, which produces MVPRLKEKYQTEVVPALMQEFQYRSVMQAPRLEKIVLNIGLGEAIQNSKALDAATSDLAAIAGQKPVITRARKSIAAFKVRQGMPIGVMVTLRGPRMWSFFDRLVNLVLPRLRDFRGVSRRSFDGRGNYSLGLREQIVFPEIDYDKVDKLRGLEVVIVTTAPDDEQGYALLKRLGMPFRD; this is translated from the coding sequence ATGGTACCACGCCTCAAAGAAAAATATCAGACCGAAGTCGTGCCGGCGCTGATGCAGGAGTTTCAGTATCGCTCGGTGATGCAGGCGCCACGGTTGGAAAAGATCGTCCTGAATATCGGGCTTGGCGAGGCGATCCAGAACTCCAAGGCGCTCGATGCTGCAACGTCCGATCTTGCGGCAATCGCCGGTCAGAAACCGGTTATTACGCGCGCCAGGAAGTCGATTGCAGCATTCAAAGTGCGCCAGGGGATGCCAATCGGCGTGATGGTGACGTTGCGAGGTCCGCGCATGTGGTCGTTCTTCGACCGGTTGGTGAACCTGGTGCTGCCACGCCTGCGCGATTTTCGCGGCGTCAGTCGCCGTTCGTTCGATGGACGCGGCAATTACTCGCTCGGTCTGCGCGAGCAGATCGTGTTCCCGGAGATTGATTACGATAAAGTCGATAAACTCCGGGGACTCGAAGTGGTGATTGTGACCACGGCGCCCGACGACGAACAGGGCTATGCGCTGCTTAAGCGCCTTGGCATGCCGTTTCGCGATTAG
- the rplX gene encoding 50S ribosomal protein L24: MHVKTGDEVLIITGKDRGKRGKIKESRPKEQRVIVEGLNIVKRHMKPRGPTRPGGIIEMEAPIHVSNVMLICPKCGRASRTGHRFLEETDHKGRPKKVRYCKACDAVIDE; the protein is encoded by the coding sequence ATGCATGTCAAAACCGGCGATGAGGTCCTGATCATTACCGGCAAGGATCGCGGGAAGCGCGGAAAAATCAAGGAATCGCGCCCCAAAGAGCAACGGGTGATCGTTGAGGGACTGAATATTGTCAAACGACACATGAAGCCGCGCGGTCCGACGCGCCCCGGCGGGATTATCGAGATGGAAGCGCCAATCCATGTGTCGAATGTGATGCTGATCTGCCCGAAGTGCGGTCGCGCGTCACGCACCGGGCATCGCTTTCTGGAAGAGACGGACCACAAGGGCCGCCCCAAAAAGGTGCGGTATTGCAAAGCCTGTGATGCCGTCATCGATGAGTGA
- the rpsS gene encoding 30S ribosomal protein S19 yields MSRSSKKGPYVDVRLLGRIEELNRANEKRVLRTWSRDSTIFPQMVGHTIAVHDGRRHVPVYITENMVGHKLGEFAPTRLFRGHGGKKVDKRGKMK; encoded by the coding sequence ATGTCGCGTTCTTCTAAAAAAGGTCCATATGTCGATGTGCGGCTGCTCGGTCGTATTGAGGAACTGAACCGGGCGAATGAAAAGCGAGTGCTGCGCACATGGTCGCGCGACTCGACGATCTTCCCGCAGATGGTCGGGCACACCATCGCCGTCCACGATGGACGGCGCCACGTGCCGGTGTATATCACCGAAAATATGGTCGGGCACAAACTGGGCGAATTCGCCCCAACCCGGCTGTTCCGCGGTCATGGCGGCAAGAAGGTGGATAAGCGCGGCAAAATGAAGTGA
- the rpsC gene encoding 30S ribosomal protein S3, giving the protein MGRKVHPIGFRLGYIKDWQSKWFAERNYTELLHEDVMLRKIIAKELENAGVARIDIERSANKVEVTVHTAKPGIVIGKRGAKVDELREELARRTGKKVKLNIQEIHQPELEAQLVAESIAEQINKRVSYKRAMKQAVQRAMRLGAQGVKIKCSGRLAGAEMARIAWERDGRVPLHTLRADIDYAQVHAHTTYGRIGVKVWIYKGDVFPDQKGQLQPTQPVVAARSSAVEEEEDRPQSKGGRGGRGGRGGRGGERAGRSRG; this is encoded by the coding sequence ATGGGACGGAAAGTGCACCCGATCGGCTTCCGCCTTGGATATATCAAGGACTGGCAGTCGAAGTGGTTCGCAGAGCGCAACTACACTGAACTGCTCCACGAAGACGTCATGCTGCGCAAAATCATTGCGAAAGAGCTTGAGAATGCGGGTGTGGCGCGGATCGATATCGAGCGCTCGGCGAATAAGGTCGAGGTGACGGTTCATACCGCCAAGCCGGGTATCGTCATCGGCAAGCGTGGCGCGAAAGTCGATGAACTGCGGGAAGAACTCGCACGACGGACCGGCAAGAAGGTCAAACTCAATATTCAGGAAATCCATCAACCGGAACTCGAGGCGCAACTGGTCGCCGAAAGCATTGCTGAGCAGATTAATAAGCGCGTATCGTACAAGCGCGCCATGAAACAGGCAGTGCAGCGCGCCATGCGCCTGGGGGCGCAAGGGGTCAAGATCAAGTGCTCAGGGCGTCTGGCCGGCGCGGAAATGGCACGCATCGCCTGGGAACGCGATGGACGGGTGCCGCTCCATACGCTGCGCGCCGATATCGACTATGCACAGGTGCATGCGCATACGACATATGGCCGTATCGGCGTCAAGGTGTGGATCTATAAGGGCGATGTCTTCCCCGACCAGAAAGGGCAGTTGCAACCGACGCAACCGGTGGTCGCCGCGCGATCCAGCGCGGTTGAAGAGGAAGAAGATCGTCCACAAAGCAAAGGCGGGCGCGGCGGACGCGGCGGACGCGGCGGACGTGGCGGTGAACGCGCTGGACGGTCGCGTGGCTGA
- the rplD gene encoding 50S ribosomal protein L4, with the protein MEAKLYNQSGEEVGVIQISDYVFGIEPNVPVMHQAMERQRANARLGTHNTLGRGEVEGSTRKLYRQKGTGRARQGSIRAPHRKGGGIAHGPHPRSYTKDMPRKMRRLAVRSALSARHRDGAILFLDRLTFEQPRTKDMIAVLNALNLTGKTLIVLDRKDEHVRRSANNLPNVKTLLAHYLNVIDLLTHDHVVMLKAAVDVAQGYLDKPAHAVAADVSEEGA; encoded by the coding sequence ATGGAAGCCAAGTTGTACAACCAGTCCGGCGAGGAAGTCGGCGTTATCCAGATATCGGATTATGTGTTCGGGATTGAGCCGAATGTGCCGGTGATGCACCAGGCGATGGAACGTCAACGCGCCAATGCGCGTCTCGGCACACACAATACGCTCGGTCGCGGCGAAGTTGAGGGAAGCACGCGCAAACTCTACCGCCAGAAAGGCACCGGTCGCGCGCGCCAGGGGTCGATTCGCGCGCCGCACCGCAAAGGCGGCGGCATTGCGCATGGTCCCCACCCGCGCTCTTATACGAAGGACATGCCGCGCAAGATGCGACGCCTGGCAGTCCGCTCGGCGCTTTCGGCACGGCACCGCGACGGCGCAATTCTCTTTCTGGATCGATTGACGTTCGAGCAGCCGCGCACCAAAGATATGATTGCGGTGCTCAATGCGCTGAATCTGACCGGCAAGACGCTGATCGTCTTGGACCGGAAGGATGAGCATGTGCGTCGCTCGGCGAATAATCTGCCGAACGTCAAAACCCTTTTGGCGCATTACCTGAATGTCATCGACCTGCTCACTCACGACCATGTGGTCATGTTGAAAGCCGCCGTCGATGTCGCTCAGGGGTATCTCGACAAGCCAGCACACGCTGTTGCGGCGGACGTCAGCGAGGAGGGGGCGTGA